A region from the Lolium perenne isolate Kyuss_39 chromosome 4, Kyuss_2.0, whole genome shotgun sequence genome encodes:
- the LOC127292863 gene encoding NADH dehydrogenase [ubiquinone] iron-sulfur protein 1, mitochondrial, whose translation MAFLARALRHSKPYFSSCNPSVAASYRWISPTAASGLPEAGAAVAPTDPELPPQEPVGDTRVELPSNLEDVLEVFVDGHAVKGSCEVAGIDIP comes from the coding sequence atggcctTCCTCGCGCGGGCGCTCCGCCACTCCAAGCCCTACTTCTCATCATGCAACCCGTCGGTGGCCGCCTCCTATCGCTGGATCTCCCCTACTGCCGCCTCGGGGTTGCcggaggccggcgcggccgtcGCGCCCACCGACCCGGAGCTGCCGCCGCAGGAGCCCGTCGGCGACACGCGTGTCGAGCTGCCCAGCAACCTGGAGGACGTCCTCGAGGTGTTCGTCGATGGGCACGCCGTCAAGGGCTCCTGCGAGGTCGCCGGCATCGACATCCCGTGA
- the LOC127348415 gene encoding late embryogenesis abundant protein 3-like, protein MGSGSTEENGGPKQQPSSRAGAMAQAQSRSVCETYALTNTGNEGRVLDAAQPVPPRDADELAAERFAHGGCRDVVDEDYDTKEKIAEALEAAAQAVGDQPVERSDAAAIRAAEARAIGPGVAITGGVAQQAEAAARSNATAAHGEDKVTIGDVLRWNATAKLPTDKAVTREDAAAAVEAEAACAPGEATKPYGVGAALTAAARHNHGFHFH, encoded by the exons ATGGGAAGCGGTAGCACGGAAGAGAATGGCGGCCCTAAGCAGCAGCCGTCGTCGAGGGCCGGAGCCATGGCGCAAGCCCAATCCCGCTCAGTCTGCGAAACCTACGCTCTGACCAACACCGGAAACGAAGGCCGGGTGCTCGACGCCGCCCAGCCTGTGCCCCCGAGGGACGCCGACGAGCTCGCCGCCGAGCGGTTCGCGCACGGGGGCTGCCGTGACGTCGTCGACGAAGACTACGACACCAAGGAGAAGATCGCGGAGGCGCTGGAGGCGGCCGCGCAGGCCGTCGGGGACCAACCCGTGGAGCGGTCCGACGCGGCCGCGATACGAGCGGCGGAGGCGCGCGCCATCGGACCGGGAGTGGCCATCACCGGTGGGGTCGCCCagcaggcggaggcggcggcgcgttcGAACGCCACGGCCGCGCACGGCGAGGACAAGGTCACCATCGGAGACGTCCTCAGG TGGAACGCGACGGCGAAGCTGCCGACGGACAAGGCGGTGACGAGGGAGGATGCGGCAGCCGCGGTAGAGGCAGAGGCGGCGTGCGCCCCCGGTGAGGCGACGAAGCCGTACGGCGTGGGCGCGGCGCTCACAGCTGCGGCGAGGCACAACCATGGATTTCATTTTCACTGA